From one Streptomyces mobaraensis genomic stretch:
- a CDS encoding MTH1187 family thiamine-binding protein produces MIVAFSVTPIGAGEDVGAYVAEAVRVVRSSGLPNRTDAMFTSLEGEWDEVMDVVKRAVQAVEARCGRVSLVLKADIRQGVTDGLTSKVETVERHLAS; encoded by the coding sequence GTGATCGTCGCGTTTTCCGTCACCCCCATCGGTGCCGGTGAGGACGTCGGCGCGTACGTCGCGGAAGCGGTGCGCGTCGTCCGCTCCTCCGGTCTGCCGAACCGTACCGACGCCATGTTCACCTCCCTGGAAGGCGAGTGGGACGAGGTCATGGACGTCGTCAAGCGCGCCGTCCAGGCCGTCGAGGCCCGCTGCGGCCGGGTCTCCCTCGTCCTGAAGGCGGACATCCGGCAGGGCGTCACCGACGGCCTCACCAGCAAGGTCGAGACGGTGGAGCGCCACCTGGCGTCCTGA
- a CDS encoding DUF3817 domain-containing protein — protein sequence MDLKTASALRRLRLISAPEATSFLLLITCSILKRTTDFNAVPAMGMVHGFLFITYVIFWVDAWKRAKWETKTAVLYFVLSVLPLGGFFADRKLRREAEASVMAARARKEGVVGA from the coding sequence GTGGACCTCAAGACCGCCTCCGCTCTGCGCCGGCTCCGGCTGATCTCCGCGCCCGAGGCCACGTCGTTCCTGCTGCTGATCACGTGCTCGATCCTCAAGCGGACCACCGACTTCAACGCCGTCCCGGCCATGGGCATGGTGCACGGCTTCCTCTTCATCACCTACGTGATCTTCTGGGTCGACGCCTGGAAACGGGCCAAGTGGGAGACGAAGACCGCCGTCCTCTACTTCGTCCTCTCCGTCCTCCCGCTCGGCGGCTTCTTCGCCGACCGCAAGCTCCGCCGCGAGGCCGAGGCGAGCGTCATGGCCGCCCGGGCCCGCAAGGAAGGCGTGGTCGGCGCGTGA
- the scy gene encoding polarized growth protein Scy, with protein sequence MRGYERQDSQRAETDHLSQFEAEMERLKKEREKAVQHADDLGYQVEVLRAKLHEARRTLAHRPAYDAAGLDYQAEQLLRNAQIQADQLRADAERELREARAQTQRLLQEQAERQARMEAELHAEAVARRQRLDEELNERRSTVESHVNENVAWAEQLRARTEAQARRLLDESRAEAEQALSAARAEAARLTEQARTRLGAAAEEARAEAEAILRRARTDAERLLTAASQQAQEATDHAERLRTEAGGEAEQARTTAAELTRAAEARMREAETALREARAEAEKVVAEAAQAAQARLSEAETDNEQRTRAARAEITRLVGEATKEAEALRAEAQQLRDDAAAEAERLLAETADKARSAAAEDSAAQLAKAARTAEEMLSKASEDARAATKAAAAEAERIRKEAEAEAERLRAQAEESAEQLKGAAKDDTKEYRAKTVELQEEARRLRGEAEQLRADAVAEAEKVRAEARREALQQIEEAAKTAEELLAKAKSDAAETRSAATAEGERVRAEAAERAAGLRKQAEEALERARTEAEEMAEEAEDHAERTRTEAAEAAERLRAEAEKAAEALREDAAEELTRLRTEAEERVEAAEEALREARTEAERLRKEAAEETERQRTEAAERARALRAQAEEDAERQRAEAAEEAAAARAEGEETASRLRAEAAEEAERLRSEAQEAADRIRTEANAAAERTAAEAAEELAAAQEEAARRRREAEETLGDARTEAQAEREAAREQSEELLASARTRVAEAQEEARRLVEEAEQRAAELVATAEQTAQQVRESVAGLHEQAEEEIAGLRSAAEHSAERTVTEAQEEADRVRSEAYAERESAREDAVRIRAEAQSASEAARELAERTVEEAIAEGDRVRAEAARVLEEARETANKRRSDAAEQADALIAEATGEAERLRADAGRVLDEAEEAAEAERAQAASDAEALRAEAQRVMDEARDAADAHRVEAAQQADELVAKATAEAERLVSDASAKAQQMRTDASDALASAEQDAARARAEAREDANKMRADGRAEAERIVNEAAELTSSAQEDADRILDEARAAADKRRAEAARQADELVAEATSEAERMAAEAARTVEEAREAAEAHRAETAAEAERTMADARAEAERVRADAAAALEQARQEAAETADEAREAAAHKRAEAARQADELVAEATAEAERMAAEARAALAAAQENANSTRADSAKLKADAVLEAERLRAEAREEAERTVDEARDAAAQRRTEAAEQADALIAKAQEEAVKTAAAAEEQADTMVGVARREAERIVAEATGEGNALVERARTDADTLLSEARGDATAIRERAEELRTRIEAEVEELHDRARRESAEAMQSAGERCDKLVAAATEQLAEAEAKAKQLVSDAGGEANKVRVAAVKKAEALIKEAEQKKNAAVRDAERLRTEAVREAERLRTEAEEEARRLVEGGRTELEALVRRREDINAEISRVQDVLEALESFESPGASGSKEGGVKATAGAGATRSGGKQSQK encoded by the coding sequence GTGCGGGGCTACGAGCGCCAGGACAGCCAGCGGGCTGAAACCGACCACCTCTCGCAATTCGAGGCCGAGATGGAGCGGCTGAAGAAGGAGCGGGAGAAGGCGGTCCAGCACGCCGACGACCTCGGCTACCAGGTCGAGGTGTTGCGCGCCAAGCTGCACGAGGCGCGGCGCACCCTCGCGCACCGTCCCGCCTATGACGCGGCCGGACTCGACTACCAGGCCGAACAACTGCTGCGCAACGCGCAGATCCAGGCCGACCAGCTGCGCGCGGACGCCGAGCGCGAGCTGCGCGAGGCGCGCGCCCAGACGCAGCGGCTGCTCCAGGAGCAGGCCGAGCGGCAGGCCCGTATGGAGGCCGAGCTGCACGCCGAGGCGGTGGCCCGCCGGCAGCGGCTGGACGAGGAGCTCAACGAGCGCCGGTCGACCGTCGAGTCGCACGTCAACGAGAACGTCGCCTGGGCCGAGCAGCTGCGCGCCCGGACGGAGGCGCAGGCCCGCCGGCTGCTGGACGAGTCCCGGGCCGAGGCCGAGCAGGCGCTGAGCGCCGCCCGCGCCGAGGCCGCGCGCCTCACCGAGCAGGCCCGCACCCGGCTCGGCGCCGCCGCCGAGGAGGCGCGCGCCGAAGCCGAAGCGATCCTGCGCCGGGCGCGCACGGACGCGGAGCGGCTGCTGACCGCCGCCTCCCAGCAGGCGCAGGAGGCCACCGACCACGCCGAGCGGCTGCGGACCGAGGCCGGCGGCGAGGCCGAGCAGGCCAGGACGACCGCCGCCGAGCTCACCCGCGCCGCCGAGGCGCGGATGCGGGAGGCCGAGACGGCGCTGCGCGAGGCGCGGGCCGAGGCCGAGAAGGTCGTCGCCGAGGCCGCGCAGGCCGCGCAGGCGCGGCTGTCCGAGGCCGAGACCGACAACGAGCAGCGCACCCGGGCCGCCCGCGCCGAGATCACCCGGCTGGTCGGCGAGGCCACCAAGGAGGCCGAGGCGCTGCGGGCCGAGGCCCAGCAGCTGCGGGACGACGCGGCGGCGGAGGCCGAGCGGCTGCTGGCCGAGACGGCGGACAAGGCGCGCAGCGCCGCCGCCGAGGACTCGGCCGCCCAGCTGGCGAAGGCCGCGCGGACGGCCGAGGAGATGCTGTCCAAGGCGTCCGAGGACGCCCGGGCCGCCACGAAGGCGGCGGCGGCCGAGGCCGAGCGCATCCGCAAGGAGGCGGAGGCCGAGGCGGAGCGGCTGCGGGCGCAGGCCGAGGAGTCGGCGGAGCAGCTCAAGGGCGCCGCGAAGGACGACACCAAGGAGTACCGCGCCAAGACCGTCGAGCTCCAGGAGGAGGCGCGGCGGCTCCGCGGCGAGGCCGAGCAGCTGCGCGCGGACGCCGTCGCCGAGGCCGAGAAGGTCCGGGCCGAGGCGCGCCGCGAGGCGCTCCAGCAGATCGAGGAGGCGGCCAAGACCGCCGAGGAGCTGCTGGCCAAGGCGAAGTCCGACGCGGCGGAGACGCGGTCCGCGGCGACGGCCGAGGGCGAGCGGGTGCGGGCCGAGGCGGCCGAGCGCGCCGCCGGGCTGCGCAAGCAGGCCGAGGAGGCGCTGGAGCGCGCCCGGACCGAGGCCGAGGAAATGGCCGAGGAGGCCGAGGACCACGCCGAGCGCACCCGTACCGAGGCCGCCGAGGCGGCGGAGAGGCTGCGCGCGGAGGCCGAGAAGGCCGCCGAGGCGCTGCGTGAGGACGCCGCCGAGGAGCTGACCCGGCTGCGGACCGAGGCCGAGGAGCGGGTCGAGGCCGCCGAGGAGGCGCTGCGCGAGGCCCGTACGGAGGCCGAGCGGCTGCGCAAGGAGGCCGCGGAGGAGACCGAGCGGCAGCGGACCGAGGCGGCGGAGCGGGCCCGGGCGCTGCGCGCGCAGGCCGAGGAGGACGCCGAGCGGCAGCGGGCGGAGGCCGCCGAGGAGGCGGCCGCGGCCCGTGCCGAGGGCGAGGAGACGGCGTCGCGGCTGCGTGCCGAGGCGGCCGAGGAGGCGGAGCGGCTGCGGTCGGAGGCCCAGGAGGCCGCCGACCGGATCCGGACCGAGGCCAACGCGGCCGCGGAGCGGACGGCGGCGGAGGCCGCCGAGGAGCTGGCCGCCGCGCAGGAGGAGGCCGCGAGGCGCCGCCGCGAGGCGGAGGAGACCCTCGGCGACGCCCGGACGGAGGCGCAGGCCGAGCGCGAGGCGGCGCGCGAGCAGAGCGAGGAGCTGCTGGCCTCGGCGCGCACGCGGGTCGCTGAGGCGCAGGAGGAGGCCCGGCGCCTGGTCGAGGAGGCCGAGCAGCGGGCGGCGGAGCTGGTGGCCACGGCGGAGCAGACGGCCCAGCAGGTGCGGGAGTCCGTCGCGGGGCTGCACGAGCAGGCCGAGGAGGAGATCGCCGGGCTGCGGTCGGCCGCCGAGCACAGTGCCGAGCGGACGGTCACCGAGGCGCAGGAGGAGGCGGACCGGGTCCGCTCCGAGGCGTACGCCGAGCGCGAGAGCGCCCGGGAGGACGCGGTGCGGATCCGCGCCGAGGCCCAGTCGGCCTCGGAGGCGGCCCGCGAGCTGGCCGAGCGCACGGTCGAGGAGGCGATCGCCGAGGGCGACCGCGTCCGGGCGGAGGCCGCGCGGGTGCTGGAGGAGGCCCGCGAGACGGCGAACAAGCGCCGGTCGGACGCCGCCGAGCAGGCGGACGCGCTGATCGCGGAGGCGACGGGCGAGGCCGAGCGGCTGCGCGCGGACGCGGGCCGGGTGCTGGACGAGGCCGAGGAGGCCGCCGAGGCGGAGCGCGCCCAGGCCGCGTCCGACGCGGAGGCGCTGCGCGCCGAGGCCCAGCGGGTCATGGACGAGGCGCGGGACGCGGCCGACGCCCACCGTGTCGAGGCGGCGCAGCAGGCCGACGAGCTGGTCGCCAAGGCGACGGCGGAGGCCGAGCGGCTGGTCTCGGACGCGTCGGCGAAGGCGCAGCAGATGCGCACCGACGCGTCGGACGCGCTGGCGTCGGCCGAGCAGGACGCGGCGCGCGCCCGGGCCGAGGCCCGCGAGGACGCGAACAAGATGCGGGCGGACGGCCGTGCGGAGGCCGAACGCATCGTCAACGAGGCGGCGGAGCTGACCTCTTCCGCGCAGGAGGACGCCGACCGCATCCTCGACGAGGCGCGCGCGGCGGCCGACAAGCGCCGCGCGGAGGCCGCGCGGCAGGCCGACGAGCTGGTGGCCGAGGCGACGTCCGAGGCCGAGCGGATGGCCGCCGAGGCCGCGCGCACGGTCGAGGAGGCCCGCGAGGCGGCGGAGGCGCACCGCGCGGAGACCGCGGCGGAGGCCGAGCGCACGATGGCGGACGCCCGGGCGGAGGCCGAGCGGGTGCGGGCCGACGCGGCGGCGGCGCTGGAGCAGGCACGTCAGGAGGCCGCCGAGACGGCGGACGAGGCGCGGGAGGCCGCGGCGCACAAGCGCGCCGAGGCCGCGCGGCAGGCGGACGAGCTGGTCGCCGAGGCGACGGCCGAGGCCGAGCGGATGGCCGCCGAGGCACGGGCGGCCCTGGCCGCGGCCCAGGAGAACGCCAACAGCACGCGCGCCGACTCGGCGAAGCTCAAGGCCGACGCGGTGCTGGAGGCCGAGCGGCTGCGCGCGGAGGCGCGCGAGGAGGCCGAGCGGACGGTCGACGAGGCGCGGGACGCGGCGGCCCAGCGGCGTACCGAGGCCGCCGAGCAGGCGGACGCGCTGATCGCCAAGGCGCAGGAGGAGGCGGTGAAGACCGCCGCCGCGGCCGAGGAGCAGGCGGACACCATGGTGGGCGTCGCCCGCCGGGAGGCCGAGCGGATCGTCGCGGAGGCCACGGGCGAGGGCAACGCGCTGGTGGAGCGGGCCCGTACGGACGCGGACACGCTGCTGTCCGAGGCCCGCGGGGACGCGACCGCCATAAGGGAGCGCGCCGAGGAGCTGCGGACGCGGATCGAGGCCGAGGTCGAGGAGCTGCACGACCGGGCGCGGCGGGAGTCCGCCGAGGCCATGCAGTCGGCCGGCGAGCGCTGCGACAAGCTCGTCGCCGCCGCCACCGAGCAGTTGGCGGAGGCCGAGGCGAAGGCGAAGCAGCTGGTGTCCGACGCCGGCGGCGAGGCGAACAAGGTCCGCGTCGCCGCGGTGAAGAAGGCCGAGGCCCTGATCAAGGAGGCCGAGCAGAAGAAGAACGCCGCCGTGCGCGACGCGGAGCGGCTGCGTACCGAGGCCGTACGCGAGGCGGAGCGCCTGCGCACCGAGGCCGAGGAGGAGGCGCGGCGCCTGGTCGAGGGCGGCCGGACGGAGTTGGAGGCGCTGGTTCGGCGCCGCGAGGACATCAACGCGGAGATTTCCCGTGTCCAGGACGTGTTGGAGGCGTTGGAATCATTTGAGTCCCCCGGGGCAAGCGGCTCCAAGGAGGGCGGGGTGAAGGCGACGGCGGGAGCCGGCGCAACTCGTTCGGGTGGCAAGCAGAGTCAGAAGTAA
- the meaB gene encoding methylmalonyl Co-A mutase-associated GTPase MeaB, protein MADVTRLVEQARAGGPRAVARLISLVEGASPQLREVMAALAPLAGGAYVVGLTGSPGVGKSTSTSALVSAYRRRGKRVGVLAVDPSSPFSGGALLGDRVRMSEHASDPGVYIRSMATRGHLGGLSWAAPQAIRVLDAAGCDVVLVETVGVGQSEVDIASEADTTVVLLAPGMGDGIQAAKAGILEIGDVYVVNKADRDGADATARELNHMLGLGEARKPGDWRPPIVKTVAARGEGTDEVVEALEKHRAWMEENGVLAERRAARVAHEIERIAVTALRSRIGDLRGGRDVGVLAARVLDGSLDPYTAADELVAGLTAGA, encoded by the coding sequence ATGGCGGACGTGACCAGGCTGGTCGAGCAGGCCCGGGCCGGCGGTCCGCGCGCCGTCGCCCGGCTGATCTCGCTGGTGGAGGGGGCGTCCCCGCAGCTCCGCGAGGTGATGGCGGCGCTGGCGCCGCTCGCCGGCGGGGCCTACGTCGTCGGGCTCACCGGCTCGCCCGGGGTCGGCAAGTCCACCTCCACCTCGGCCCTGGTCTCCGCCTACCGGCGGCGGGGCAAGCGGGTGGGGGTGCTGGCCGTCGACCCGTCCTCGCCGTTCTCCGGGGGCGCCCTGCTGGGCGACCGGGTGCGGATGTCGGAGCACGCCTCCGACCCGGGGGTGTACATCAGGTCGATGGCCACCCGCGGGCACCTGGGCGGCCTCTCCTGGGCCGCGCCGCAGGCGATCCGCGTCCTGGACGCGGCCGGCTGCGACGTGGTGCTGGTGGAGACCGTGGGCGTGGGCCAGTCCGAGGTGGACATCGCCTCCGAGGCCGACACGACGGTGGTGCTGCTGGCCCCGGGCATGGGCGACGGGATCCAGGCGGCGAAGGCCGGGATCCTGGAGATCGGCGACGTCTACGTGGTCAACAAGGCGGACCGGGACGGCGCGGACGCGACGGCCCGGGAGCTCAACCACATGCTGGGGCTGGGCGAGGCCCGCAAGCCTGGCGACTGGCGGCCGCCGATCGTGAAGACCGTGGCGGCCCGCGGCGAGGGCACCGACGAGGTGGTCGAGGCGCTGGAGAAGCACCGGGCCTGGATGGAGGAGAACGGCGTCCTCGCGGAGCGCCGTGCGGCCCGGGTGGCGCACGAGATCGAGCGCATCGCGGTCACCGCGCTGCGCTCGCGCATCGGCGACCTGCGCGGCGGCCGGGACGTGGGCGTCCTGGCGGCGCGGGTGCTGGACGGGTCGCTGGACCCGTACACGGCGGCGGACGAGCTGGTGGCGGGGCTGACGGCGGGGGCGTGA
- a CDS encoding MarR family winged helix-turn-helix transcriptional regulator, with amino-acid sequence MDTENGTRWLSDEEQRTWRAHLDVSRLLMHQLERDLQPFGLTNNDYEILVNLSESKDHRMRMSDLAAATLQSKSRLSHQITRMENAGLVRRENCESDRRGLFAVLTDQGWETMRKVAPHHVASVRQHFIDLLSPDELKALSSSLAPVAEHLRAARGKG; translated from the coding sequence ATGGACACCGAGAACGGCACACGTTGGCTCAGCGATGAGGAACAGCGCACCTGGCGTGCCCACCTGGACGTCAGCCGACTGCTGATGCATCAGCTCGAACGGGACCTCCAGCCGTTCGGACTGACCAACAACGACTACGAGATCCTGGTCAACCTCTCCGAGTCGAAGGACCACCGGATGCGGATGAGCGATCTCGCCGCCGCGACCCTCCAGTCGAAGAGCCGCCTCTCGCACCAGATCACGCGCATGGAGAACGCGGGTCTCGTCCGCCGGGAGAACTGCGAGTCCGACCGGCGGGGGCTGTTCGCCGTCCTCACCGACCAGGGCTGGGAAACCATGCGGAAGGTGGCCCCGCACCATGTGGCGTCCGTCCGGCAGCACTTCATCGATCTGCTGTCGCCGGACGAGCTCAAGGCGCTGAGCTCCTCGCTGGCGCCGGTGGCGGAGCACCTGCGCGCCGCGCGGGGCAAAGGCTGA
- a CDS encoding AIM24 family protein has translation MNGPVIHDAHSLPVNDNVNPYAFSVDLDGQWFLQKGKMIAYFGQISFHGIGHGPLDRLIRSSFHSPLHAADWVVAEGRGRMLLADRSFDVNSYDLEEGNLTVRSGNLLAYQPTLALKQSIIPGFVTLIGTGKFVAASNGPVVFVEPPIRVDPQALVGWADCPAPCHHYDHGYMRGVLGGVRMFTGLGGTSGEEHQFEFVGAGTVLLQSSEQLMAEQPTGAPPDEAGVPSGGTPSTHGNQPSVPRLPGQLGDLQRRFGL, from the coding sequence GTGAACGGCCCGGTCATCCATGACGCGCACTCGCTGCCGGTCAACGACAACGTCAACCCCTACGCGTTCAGCGTGGATCTCGACGGCCAGTGGTTCCTGCAGAAGGGGAAGATGATCGCCTACTTCGGGCAGATCAGCTTCCACGGCATCGGCCACGGCCCGCTGGACCGGCTGATCCGGAGCAGTTTCCACTCGCCGCTGCACGCCGCGGACTGGGTGGTGGCCGAGGGGCGGGGCAGGATGCTGCTCGCGGACCGGTCGTTCGACGTCAACTCGTACGACCTGGAGGAGGGCAACCTGACCGTGCGGTCGGGGAATCTGCTCGCCTACCAGCCGACCCTGGCCCTCAAGCAGTCGATCATCCCGGGGTTCGTGACGCTCATCGGCACGGGGAAGTTCGTGGCCGCGTCCAACGGGCCCGTGGTCTTCGTGGAGCCGCCGATCCGGGTGGATCCACAGGCGCTGGTCGGCTGGGCGGACTGCCCCGCGCCGTGCCACCACTACGACCACGGGTACATGCGCGGAGTGCTGGGCGGGGTGCGGATGTTCACCGGGCTCGGCGGGACGTCCGGCGAGGAGCACCAGTTCGAGTTCGTCGGCGCCGGGACCGTACTGCTCCAGTCCAGCGAGCAGTTGATGGCCGAACAGCCCACGGGGGCGCCGCCGGACGAGGCGGGCGTGCCCTCGGGCGGGACGCCCTCGACGCATGGGAATCAGCCATCCGTTCCCCGGCTGCCCGGCCAGTTGGGAGACCTCCAGCGCCGCTTCGGGCTGTGA
- a CDS encoding AIM24 family protein produces the protein MAQFRLQGSKVLAVDMAGDAVKAKNGAMVAYEGDMTFKKMTGGGDGLRGMVTRRLTGEQMTVMEVKGHGTCYFADRASEINLVNLQGETLYVEASNLLCTDSALRTGTSFTGLRGASQGNGLFTTTVEGTGQAAILSDGTAIVLRVTPQTPLSVDPGAYIAHTGGLRQHFQSGVNFRTFLGEGSGEAFQIRFEGDGLVYVQPSERTTFGGDV, from the coding sequence GTGGCACAGTTTCGGCTCCAAGGGAGCAAAGTCCTCGCCGTCGACATGGCGGGCGACGCGGTCAAGGCCAAGAACGGGGCCATGGTCGCGTACGAGGGCGACATGACATTCAAGAAGATGACCGGTGGCGGTGACGGCCTGCGCGGCATGGTCACCCGCCGGCTCACGGGGGAACAGATGACGGTCATGGAGGTGAAGGGGCACGGCACCTGCTACTTCGCCGACCGCGCGAGCGAGATCAACCTGGTGAACCTCCAGGGCGAGACGCTGTACGTGGAGGCGAGCAATCTCCTCTGCACCGACTCGGCGCTGCGCACCGGCACGTCGTTCACCGGCCTGCGCGGGGCGTCCCAGGGCAACGGCCTGTTCACGACGACCGTGGAGGGCACCGGCCAGGCGGCGATCCTCTCGGACGGCACGGCGATCGTGCTGCGGGTGACGCCGCAGACGCCGCTGTCGGTCGACCCGGGGGCGTACATCGCGCACACCGGCGGGCTGCGGCAGCACTTCCAGTCCGGCGTCAACTTCCGGACGTTCCTGGGCGAGGGATCCGGCGAGGCGTTCCAGATCCGTTTCGAGGGCGACGGGCTGGTGTACGTGCAGCCGAGCGAGCGCACCACGTTCGGGGGTGACGTCTGA
- a CDS encoding AIM24 family protein, with protein MPFRSLNSRMVEAQVIPGQRLFSQRGAMLAYKGDVSFTPSITGGQGGVMGMIGRRIANEATPLMTVEGSGTVMFGHGGHHVHVIELTGDTLYVEADRLLAFDGSLQQGTMFMGSQGGVMGMVRGQVTGQGLFTTTLKGHGAVAVMAHGGFIELPIQPQRPVHVDPQAYVAHRGDVRNKLSTAIGWREMIGRGSGEAFQLELSGNGTVFVQASEEKL; from the coding sequence ATGCCGTTCCGTTCACTGAACTCGCGGATGGTCGAGGCCCAGGTGATCCCGGGGCAGCGGCTGTTCAGCCAGCGCGGGGCGATGCTCGCGTACAAGGGGGACGTCTCCTTCACCCCCAGCATCACGGGCGGCCAGGGCGGCGTCATGGGGATGATCGGCCGCCGGATCGCCAACGAGGCCACGCCGCTGATGACGGTGGAGGGCAGCGGCACGGTGATGTTCGGGCACGGCGGGCACCACGTCCATGTGATCGAACTGACCGGTGACACCCTCTATGTGGAGGCGGACCGGCTGCTGGCGTTCGACGGTTCGCTCCAGCAGGGCACGATGTTCATGGGGTCGCAGGGCGGCGTGATGGGCATGGTGCGCGGCCAGGTGACGGGCCAGGGCCTCTTCACCACGACCCTCAAGGGCCATGGCGCGGTGGCGGTGATGGCGCACGGCGGCTTCATCGAGCTGCCGATCCAGCCGCAGCGGCCGGTGCACGTCGACCCCCAGGCGTATGTGGCGCACCGCGGCGACGTGCGCAACAAGCTGTCGACGGCGATCGGCTGGCGGGAGATGATCGGCCGTGGCTCGGGCGAGGCGTTCCAGCTCGAACTGTCGGGCAACGGCACGGTGTTCGTGCAGGCGTCGGAGGAGAAGCTGTGA
- a CDS encoding acetyl-CoA C-acetyltransferase, which yields MIVAGARTPMGRLLGSLRSFSAAELGGFAIKAALDRAGIGGDQVQYVIMGQVLQAGAGQIPARQAAVHGGIPMNVPALTVNKVCLSGLDAIALADQLIRAGEFEIVVAGGQESMTNAPHLLPKSREGYKYGAIEMLDSMAHDGLTDPFEAIAMGESTEKHNTRLGIGRAAQDEIGARSHQRAAAAQKNGLFDAEITPVAVPQRKGEPVVFSKDEGVRGDTTVEVLGKLKPSFSKDGTITAGTSSQISDGAAAVVVMSKAKAEELGLEWIAEIGAHGNVAGPDNSLHSQPSNAILHALSKEGLTVDDLDLIEINEAFAAVLVQSIKDLGVSPEKVNVNGGAIALGHPIGMSGARTVLHLALELRRRGGGVGAAALCGGGGQGDALIIRVPGK from the coding sequence GTGATCGTCGCCGGGGCCCGGACGCCCATGGGCCGCCTCCTCGGCTCCCTGCGCTCCTTCTCCGCGGCCGAACTGGGCGGTTTCGCCATCAAGGCCGCGCTCGACCGGGCCGGCATCGGCGGTGACCAGGTGCAGTACGTGATCATGGGTCAGGTGCTGCAGGCCGGCGCCGGGCAGATCCCCGCCCGCCAGGCCGCCGTGCACGGCGGCATCCCCATGAACGTCCCGGCACTGACCGTCAACAAGGTGTGCCTGTCCGGCCTCGACGCCATCGCGCTGGCCGACCAGCTCATCCGCGCGGGCGAGTTCGAGATCGTGGTCGCGGGCGGCCAGGAGTCGATGACCAACGCCCCGCACCTGCTGCCCAAGTCGCGCGAGGGCTACAAGTACGGCGCGATCGAGATGCTCGACTCCATGGCGCACGACGGGCTCACCGACCCGTTCGAGGCCATCGCCATGGGCGAGTCGACCGAGAAGCACAACACCCGGCTGGGCATCGGCCGCGCCGCGCAGGACGAGATCGGCGCCCGCTCCCACCAGCGGGCCGCCGCCGCCCAGAAGAACGGCCTGTTCGACGCCGAGATCACCCCGGTCGCGGTGCCGCAGCGCAAGGGCGAGCCGGTGGTCTTCAGCAAGGACGAGGGCGTCCGCGGCGACACCACCGTCGAGGTGCTCGGCAAGCTCAAGCCCTCGTTCAGCAAGGACGGCACCATCACCGCCGGCACCTCCTCGCAGATCTCCGACGGCGCCGCGGCCGTGGTCGTGATGAGCAAGGCCAAGGCCGAGGAGCTGGGCCTGGAGTGGATCGCCGAGATCGGCGCCCACGGCAATGTGGCCGGTCCCGACAACTCGCTGCACTCGCAGCCGTCCAACGCGATCCTGCACGCCCTGTCCAAGGAGGGGCTGACGGTCGACGATCTGGACCTGATCGAGATCAATGAGGCTTTCGCGGCGGTTCTTGTGCAGTCAATCAAGGATCTGGGGGTATCGCCGGAAAAGGTGAACGTCAACGGCGGTGCCATCGCGCTGGGCCACCCCATCGGCATGTCCGGCGCCCGGACGGTCCTCCACCTCGCCCTGGAGCTGCGCCGGCGGGGCGGCGGGGTCGGCGCCGCGGCGCTGTGCGGCGGCGGCGGCCAGGGCGACGCCCTGATCATCCGCGTGCCGGGCAAGTGA
- the mce gene encoding methylmalonyl-CoA epimerase: protein MLTRIDHIGIACSDLDATVEFYRATYGFEVFHTEVNEEQGVREAMLKINETSDGGASYLQLLQPIREDSPVGKWLAKNGEGVHHIAFGTADVDADAAAVRDKGVRVLYDTPRTGSMGSRITFLHPKDCHGVLTELVTSAPRPAEEH from the coding sequence ATGCTGACGCGCATCGACCACATCGGGATCGCCTGCTCCGACCTCGACGCCACCGTCGAGTTCTACCGTGCCACGTACGGCTTCGAGGTGTTCCACACGGAGGTCAACGAGGAACAGGGTGTACGCGAGGCCATGCTGAAGATCAATGAGACGTCGGACGGCGGCGCCTCCTACCTCCAGCTCCTCCAGCCGATCCGGGAGGACTCCCCGGTCGGCAAGTGGCTGGCGAAGAACGGCGAGGGCGTGCACCACATCGCGTTCGGCACGGCCGACGTCGACGCCGACGCGGCGGCCGTGCGGGACAAGGGCGTCCGCGTCCTCTACGACACCCCGCGCACCGGTTCCATGGGCTCCCGCATCACCTTCCTGCACCCCAAGGACTGCCACGGCGTGCTGACGGAACTGGTCACCTCGGCGCCCCGCCCGGCCGAGGAGCACTGA